The Hippoglossus stenolepis isolate QCI-W04-F060 chromosome 12, HSTE1.2, whole genome shotgun sequence genome segment TATTGGGTAGAGATCTTACTTTCCCCATGATGATGGACGGGAGCACAGGTCTGTAGCGTCTCCTCCTTGCGTGATGCTGGGCCCCGGCATGATTCCCCTGTGTCCTTCTCGTCGGATCTCTCCTCGGGCAGCACCGCTGTGTTGCAGAGCGCTAACAGCTTATCCCTACTATAAACAATAGGACCATGGCTCCACAAAGGATCTCCGGACATGGTTGACAGtgtaaaaaacagaagaaagaacaCTGCAAACGTGATGCACTTGGTGTCCATAGTGCACAAAAGTTAgtagaacaaaaacacacgaaAGAGAGTAAAAAAGAACTGAAAAAGACGAAGTAAGGGAAAAAAAGTGCCAAGAATGAGCGGGAGCTGCTGCAACAGGCCGCCACTAGGGAGgcgacatatatatatattagctgTAGTGGAAGAGAATTTAGCTAAATTAAGAGGGATGAAGTAGAGCTGAAGTTAATACGACACAACACCAAATCGGAAGTGATACAATATGCTTACATCAGCATATCACTGATACTGATTTTTAACAAAAACTTGTAAAAATGTCAtatattcaatacatttttatttctatcttgCTAGATAACAATATACACCCGAAGGCACTTGACATAtatacgagagagagagagagagagagagagagagagagagagagagagacataaacAGAGATTATAACATCAACATTAATGTTGAGTGGCCATAACAATCCTATCAGAGGTATTTgcagctgtttgtctttctttggaCAACTCCATCTCTATCTTCGTCTGGATTGTATTCCAGTTTATCGCAATCTTTCCAGCATACTGCAGGAATTCCACAtttgtctccttctctccaaattTCTGAAGGAACTTCTCCCTACAGGCCATCACAGTGTCTACATGGGTCTTATGTTTGAGAGCCAATTCCATGGCCCTCCCCCAGTTGAAAAGGTTAATGTTGACTTGTATGGCCTGGTAGATGAGTCCAGCTTGTAACAGAGTTGCCTCAGCCTCCTGGATATGACCACTGAACAACAGCATGTGAGCCAAGGATGACTCCTTAGATGGCTGGTTCTTTATAAATTTAATGTACTGCACCCTTGGTAACTCTCCAATGGCAGCAAATGCAATTTCTGCTGTGTTCAGCTCCCTGTTTTCCAAGGACATACCAGCCAGACATGCCCACAAGGTTTTGTCCTTGGCAAAGCGGCAGAGGCGCAGTGCATCCTCCCAGCGTGAAGATGCAATGTATTCTTGAAGCAAGGCTGGGTATGGAGGTACGGCACTGTGCAAGAGTGAACCGTCTCCTTGGCGTAACGTTACCTTGGTTCCAACATAGCTCAGAATGTGGGGGCATAGGCTGAACTCACTGCTGTCCTTCGTGTGCAGTGTTTTTGGCAGCAGGTCCTTGTCAGTGAATACAACACTCGGGTAGTACCACACTGTGAACTGATTGTCTTGGATTCCACACAGGATGTTAGCGTTATCATTCCATGCCATACTGTGAACCATGCTGCCAATTTTGCAGATTTTGTACTTTAGTCCAAGATGACAAAAGGAAGTCAGATAAAGGTCAAAGTTCTTGTCTATGAAGGCAATCTTCCTCTTTGTGGATGGGCCACACTGGTCCAGAGCGATCTCCACCACCTTCAGCGTGTGGGTCAAGGGCTTCTTGTTGCCAAGGGCTTTCCCGCTCAGGGCATTAAAGAGAATGATGACTTTTTCATCACTCTGGTCCCGGATGGCAATTGTGTCGTTACTCAGCGAGACACCCTGAGCATTTAGGCTGTCAGCTCTCATACCAGGAAATTTAGGGGAAGATATCAGTTGACCCTCATAGGAGAACACATACAACCCTGCTCCTTCCACAAGCAGAAAGTGTTTCTCTGCTTGCCGGATGAGTCTCACTTTTCCCTCCTTCAAGTCGAAGATGAGTGGAGTATTCCAGTTACTTGAATTGTAAACATAGCACTGGAGGGATGTGGCGACAACCAGGTGACCATATGCCAGTGAGGCTTTGATGACTCGACCTCTAAACTCCAATGCGTGCACTGCATCGTTCATCACGTTCCTCACCTGCATGGTGCCCTTCTTGGTAAGAGTGACCACACAGTTCTTCAACTCCCAGTGCTGCTCCACCACATGGCCAAGCATGACATGCCCATTACCACAAGCCCCGGCCAACTGGGTGCCATCTGCAGACCAGGCCAAATTGATGACACTGCCCGTGTTGGGTTTCTCCATCGCATAGGACAATCCACTCTTTTCGCAGAGCCACAGGGAATTGAAGGAGCCCACGGCAAACACTTCTCCATTTGGTGcccaggacagagaggagattGGGTAGTCATGCGCTGACGAGGAATAAAGCAGATGGCCAAAGCTGTCCCATACCTTATATTTAGAGTCTTCTCCACCTGATAGTATAAGGTCATTAGCTGAATTCCAGTCCACCTTCAGGACAATCCCATTATGAGCCTTCCACTGTATGACTTTTTCGCTGGGTTGCAGAGGCTTAATGAATAACCATCCCCTTGATGTGTAGAGAATTCGTTTGGAGTCTGGACTCCAGGTGACAGAATACACAGCAGACCCTTGGCTGGCTAGTGTTGAGCAAGGCATACCACTTTTTGACCACATTTTGATCTGCCCATCTTCTCCAGCTGTGACGAGAGCAGACCCATCATAGTTCCATCTTCCAGCCaaaacagctcctctgtgtGCTTCAACACTCTGCTCGATGTGTCCTATCTTGGAGACTAGGTGGAACTTTCCATCAGTGCTGGTAAGGACAAAGATCTCAGCCTGGGTCTGTCTCAAGCCACCAACAGTTTTGGGTAACCAGTGTAGATCAGTGGGGTAAATGTCATTTGGCAATTTGACAACCAAACAGCTCATACTGGTCAAAAGGTTCCATTTGAGGATCTGGTGGTCCGCACTGCATGAGAACAGTTCATCTGCTGTGGTCCAGCCAACACAACTCACTAGTTCTTTATGGTTGGATTCCTTTAACAGCGATGTTTTCAATCTCATGGTGGAGGTTTACTCTTGTGACCTCAACAACATTGAAAATAGTACAGTAATATACTATAAATGTCATGCCTCTGCATGAATTTTGCTGAAAATACTGATTTGCTGAAATGCTTTGCTGAGTACCTCttcttatttatttggtttattgCCATGGATCCACCAAAATCAAGGCGCATTACTGCAAAATGTTAATAAACTGAACATTCCATTGATCCCATATATCAAAGGAATGTGGCATCAGTGGAAACATCAGAGgaatgtgatgatgtcacataAAGCTCGTAAGAATGTGATGTCACATTGCGTGATGTCGCCACTGTAGAAGCCTCCCATTGACTGAATCATTAATTCCATAAATTGCAGAAAAAGCTTACTATTTAAAAAAgtatcaacattttaaagattcAAATCAGTTCAATAATCTTTAGGCAGTTAGTGATTGAAAAA includes the following:
- the LOC118119345 gene encoding intraflagellar transport protein 80 homolog, which encodes MRLKTSLLKESNHKELVSCVGWTTADELFSCSADHQILKWNLLTSMSCLVVKLPNDIYPTDLHWLPKTVGGLRQTQAEIFVLTSTDGKFHLVSKIGHIEQSVEAHRGAVLAGRWNYDGSALVTAGEDGQIKMWSKSGMPCSTLASQGSAVYSVTWSPDSKRILYTSRGWLFIKPLQPSEKVIQWKAHNGIVLKVDWNSANDLILSGGEDSKYKVWDSFGHLLYSSSAHDYPISSLSWAPNGEVFAVGSFNSLWLCEKSGLSYAMEKPNTGSVINLAWSADGTQLAGACGNGHVMLGHVVEQHWELKNCVVTLTKKGTMQVRNVMNDAVHALEFRGRVIKASLAYGHLVVATSLQCYVYNSSNWNTPLIFDLKEGKVRLIRQAEKHFLLVEGAGLYVFSYEGQLISSPKFPGMRADSLNAQGVSLSNDTIAIRDQSDEKVIILFNALSGKALGNKKPLTHTLKVVEIALDQCGPSTKRKIAFIDKNFDLYLTSFCHLGLKYKICKIGSMVHSMAWNDNANILCGIQDNQFTVWYYPSVVFTDKDLLPKTLHTKDSSEFSLCPHILSYVGTKVTLRQGDGSLLHSAVPPYPALLQEYIASSRWEDALRLCRFAKDKTLWACLAGMSLENRELNTAEIAFAAIGELPRVQYIKFIKNQPSKESSLAHMLLFSGHIQEAEATLLQAGLIYQAIQVNINLFNWGRAMELALKHKTHVDTVMACREKFLQKFGEKETNVEFLQYAGKIAINWNTIQTKIEMELSKERQTAANTSDRIVMATQH